The genomic segment TCAGAATTAGGGTACATATAAACAAAGATGCCTGAGCCAAAGAAGAGGGTCACTACAGTCAGGTGAGAAGCGCAGGTATTGAAGGCCTTGGACCTGCCTTCAGCAGAAGTGATCTTCAGAATGGTGGCAACAATATAACCATAGGATATTATAATAACCAGGACAGATGTGAGCCCAAAGAAAACTGTGAGCACAGAAATCATGACCTGGAAATAAAAGGTGTCAGAGCAGGATAGGATTAGCAGCTGGGGCAGGTCACAAAAGAAATGGTTGATGATGTTTGGCCCACAGAAATGCAGCTGAAGTAAGACACACAGTTGGATAGATGAGCCCAAGAATCCAGTGATGCAAGATCCTGCAACCATCTGCACACACAGTGTGGGGGACATAATGGCTGTGTAGACCAGGGGATTGCAAATGGCAACATATCGATCATAAGCCATGGCTGCCAGGAGACAGCATTCACTCAGACCCAGGCCAGAGAAGAAGAAGTATTGCATGGTGCACCCCATAAAGGAGATGAATGCATGGGTCTTGAAGAAGTCTGAGAGCATTCTGGGGGCAACAGTAGAAATATAGCAGATGTCCAGCAAGGACAGGTTACTGAGGAAAAAGTACATAGGTGTGTGCAGATGGGAGTCCATCCTGATGAGCGTGATGAGGCCCACATTCCAGGACACTGTCATCAGGTAGATCCCTAGGAATATCGAAAAGAGGACAATGGTGAGCTTTGGAAATTCAGAGAATCCCAAGAGAATGAACTTCGTAATCACGGTACTGTTCCTTCTTCCAGTCATTGCATTGATGATTCTAGGATCTGTAAGGAGAGAAGAGAGCGAATCTCTTTAAGTCATTTGCTAACTCAGTTTCTCTTGAAATAAACCACCTTCTACCCACACTGACCACAGAATCAAGGAAAATATTGACCCATTTTAGATTAACTAACCCTGATTAACTTGCATCTAAGTATCTAGAATTAACAGTTTTGTGCATCAAATTTCCCCCATATAAGAGGATAACTACACTTCTGATTATTAACCCACTAGGCTCTTAAAGTACAAAAGAATGTATATTATCATCTAGAACACCCTTCTCAAAAGATGCTTTGGGAATTTTAAGATATGGTCAATGGAGCTGTAACTCCTGTGTTTAGCTTAGTGACTAAGGTCTTAGATGTCATATAGCTGCTCTTGAATTGTGGCTCTGCTGTCTGTGAGCTCTTTGACTCTGAACAGCTTGTCTAAGATCTTTCTGACTGttactttatctttaaaattaagataataatcATAGAACCTATTTCATAGGGTTTCTTTGAGGTTAAATTAGTCCCATGATGTGCAGTGCCTGCCATGCACATAGCATTATGGGAGGTGGTGTCAGTAGGAGGTATCGTTCTAATGCAATTGTGAAGTACTCTGGTGGTGTGTGAAACACTTTTAATGTTTCAATATTAAAGAGCTGGTCATGCAGGTACATGGTCAGACTACAGTGTGATTAAGTCATAGATCAATTACAAACAGGTAATTAAAACATCATAATTGGAAGTGAATGCCATATACTTCTAAACCATTCACAGTTCAGATAATAAAGTAtaacagaaatgataaaatatttgtaacttaAATATAGTGAGACATACTATTTATCAAATTTTATGGATTTTTACATTGAAATGTAATTGACACATacacattgtataagtttaaggtatacaatgtgttcattgatacttttatatattgcaatatgttCTCACCATAGGTTTAGCTAACACTTTTATCACACTATATGattatcatttctttatttctgggaACACTTAACCAATCTTGTAGATTTaactaaaatttatgtggagAGATAACAGTTGTCTTAAATGCAtataaaagattaaagaaaacacGTGATCCGATTGTAATTCTTAGACAGTTAGGAAAGAACAGATAGTTTCTAAATTACGTACGAttccaaaataatacaaaaaatcaaAGTTGATTCCTGATATATCTGAGGAcaccaagacaaaacaaagaaaaactaaaacaatgGAGAAGGAGATATAGCTCCAGATCCTGGAGATGTTCCTACCTGGAAGGTAGTAAGAGGATACTCTAAACAATTTTATGTCAATACAtattaaaagatgaataaaatgtacaaatttctaggaaaatgtaAGTTGCCCAAACTGACtcaagtaagaataaaaaatctGGTTATTctataaacactaaaaaaattgAATCAGTAACAAAAATCTTCCTGTGAAGAACACTATAGGCCCAAAAGGCCTATTCAGCAAGTTGGACCAAGagttaaaggaaaacaataattCTAGTCACACACAAAATTTTCAGAGTATGGAAATTTGGAATGATT from the Desmodus rotundus isolate HL8 chromosome 5, HLdesRot8A.1, whole genome shotgun sequence genome contains:
- the LOC128780984 gene encoding olfactory receptor 5AN6 isoform X1, whose translation is MWQHLPDFDNTYLSEYLEENLDPRIINAMTGRRNSTVITKFILLGFSEFPKLTIVLFSIFLGIYLMTVSWNVGLITLIRMDSHLHTPMYFFLSNLSLLDICYISTVAPRMLSDFFKTHAFISFMGCTMQYFFFSGLGLSECCLLAAMAYDRYVAICNPLVYTAIMSPTLCVQMVAGSCITGFLGSSIQLCVLLQLHFCGPNIINHFFCDLPQLLILSCSDTFYFQVMISVLTVFFGLTSVLVIIISYGYIVATILKITSAEGRSKAFNTCASHLTVVTLFFGSGIFVYMYPNSEDSRSQNKLASVLYTVVIPMMNPLIYSLRNKEIKDALNRWKKRIFS
- the LOC128780984 gene encoding olfactory receptor 5AN6 isoform X2, which encodes MWQHLPDFDNTYLSEYLEENLGIYLMTVSWNVGLITLIRMDSHLHTPMYFFLSNLSLLDICYISTVAPRMLSDFFKTHAFISFMGCTMQYFFFSGLGLSECCLLAAMAYDRYVAICNPLVYTAIMSPTLCVQMVAGSCITGFLGSSIQLCVLLQLHFCGPNIINHFFCDLPQLLILSCSDTFYFQVMISVLTVFFGLTSVLVIIISYGYIVATILKITSAEGRSKAFNTCASHLTVVTLFFGSGIFVYMYPNSEDSRSQNKLASVLYTVVIPMMNPLIYSLRNKEIKDALNRWKKRIFS